Proteins encoded in a region of the Lathamus discolor isolate bLatDis1 chromosome Z, bLatDis1.hap1, whole genome shotgun sequence genome:
- the NFAT5 gene encoding nuclear factor of activated T-cells 5 isoform X3: protein MGGACSSFTTSSSPTIYSTSVTDSKAMQVESCSSAVGVSTRGVSEKQLTSNAVQQQQSTPKRHTVLYISPPPEDLLDNSWMSCQDEGCGLESEQSCSMWMEDSPSNFSNMSTSSYNDNTEVPRKSRKRNPKQRPGIKRRDCEESNMDIFDADSAKAPHYVLSQLSTDSKGNSKAGNGASENQKGAGGKKTPMLCGQYPTKSEGKELKIVVQPETQHRARYLTEGSRGSVKDRTQQGFPTVKLEGHNEPVVLQVFVGNDSGRVKPHGFYQACRVTGRNTTPCKEVDIEGTTVIEVGLDPSNNMTLAVDCVGILKLRNADVEARIGIAGSKKKSTRARLVFRVNITRKDGSTLTLQTPSCPILCTQPAGVPEILKKSLHSCSVKGEEEVFLIGKNFLKGTKVIFQENISDDNSWKAEAEIDMELFHQNHLIVKVPPYHDQQITSAVSVGIYVVTNAGRSRDVQPFTYTPDTSGTLNVDVKKEISSPAQHCSFEEAIKAVKATGCNLEKVNILPSALITPLMPSSMIKNEDVAPMEVSAEKRSPPVFKASSVVGPTQQTLENSMSGISTSASHLPSENENQQQIQPKVYSPETLTTIQTQDISQPGNFSAVSTPGQLQNSDALLQQAAQFQPRDAQAREVLQSDGTVVTLSQLTDPSQQQQSALSEPAQALQQQISSSIFSSASGVSQLQNTIQQLQAGNFPTNTATGSNRNVDLVQQVLEAQQQLSSVLFSGSDSSEDVQDQLNADIFQQVSQIQNSVNPGIFSSSDTAVHSRPENLLSGRAENVHSQPENALSSQQQQQQQQQQQAMETSAAMVIGIQQNICQAATQMQSDLFSSTASGNGALQQSPVYQQPSHIMSGLSTSEDMQMQCELFSSSPGVSGSETTPAAQQQVSNNGPAMFQTSNSADGEEGSGQNKQMQSTVFQTMVQMQHSGESQSQVNLFSSTKNMMAVQASGTQQQGGGLFQQGGEIMSIQSGSFMQQSPHSQAQLFHSQNPIGDTQNISQETQGSIFHSPNSIVHNQTSANSSDQLQPPMFHSQNTMGVLQSSSVPQDQQSANMFLSQSSMSNAATQEEQISFFTSPNSISPLQTAANTEPQTSFQQQTQISHIQSTMLPQEQPQTQPTQQGLFQSQVSLGSMQSSSIPQNQQGAIFQPQHSIVAIQSSPPSQEQQQQQQQNMMFSNQNAMSTIASQKQNMIFNPNQNPVTNQDQQGQSIFHPQTNMASMNQEQQPMQFQSQSTVSSLQTPGSSQAEAQQPAIFHNSPQIQLVQGSPSSQEQQVTLFISSASMSALQNSMSQQELQQSPMYSSQNSMAGMQGTASPPQQQASLFHNAAGGAINQLQNSPASSQQTSGIFLFGIQNNCGQLLTSGPATLPDELMAISQPGQPQSKGQAAVPTLLSQQMPETSPLPSAMATNQNIEKIDDLLVSLQNQGNNMAGSF, encoded by the exons atgggcggtgcttgcagctcctttaCCACCTCTTCCAGTCCTACCATTTACTCTACCTCAGTCACCGACAGCAAGGCTATGCAAGTGGAGAGCTGCTCCTCAGCCGTGGGGGTAAGTACCAGAGGGGTAAGTGAAAAGCAGTTAACCAGTAACGcagtccagcagcagcagtcaacGCCGAAGAGACACACAGTCCTGTACATCTCGCCACCACCTGAGGACTTGCTGGACAACAGTTGGATGTCCTGCCAGGATGAGGGGTGTGGATTGGAGTCAGAACAGAGCTGCAGTATGTGGATGGAGGATTCACCCTCCAACTTCAGTAACATGAGTACCAGTTCCTACAATGATAACACTGAGGTGCCACGTAAATCACGCAAACGAAATCCAAAGCAGAGGCCAGGGATCAAACGTCGAGATTGTGAAGAGTCCAACATGGATATATTTGATGCCGACAGCGCCAAAGCGCCTCACTATGTCCTTTCTCAGCTCAGCACGGACAGCAAAGGCAACTCAAAAGCAGGAAATGG AGCATCAGAGAACCAGAAAGGAGCTGGAGGAAAGAAGACCCCAATGTTGTGTGGTCAGTATCCGACTAAGAGTgaggggaaggagctgaagaTCGTGGTACAGCCAGAAACCCAGCACAGGGCTCGTTACCTGACTGAAGGCAGCCGAGGCTCAGTGAAAGACCGGACACAGCAAGGCTTTCCAACGGTCAAG CTGGAAGGTCACAATGAGCCGGTGGTGCTGCAGGTATTTGTGGGTAATGACTCCGGTCGAGTGAAGCCACATGGGTTCTACCAGGCCTGCAGAGTTACTGGGAGAAACACTACTCCCTGTAAAGAAGTGGATATAGAGGGGACTACTGTTATTGAGGTTGGACTGGACCCAAGCAACAATATGACACTTGC AGTTGACTGTGTGGGAATACTGAAGCTAAGAAATGCTGATGTTGAAGCTAGGATAGGGATTGCTGGCTcgaagaaaaaaagcacacgTGCTAGGCTGGTGTTTCGTGTTAACATCACTCGCAAAGATGGTTCAACTTTGACTCTTCAGACACCCTCTTGCCCAATTTTGTGCA CTCAACCAGCAGGAGTTCCAGAGATCCTAAAGAAAAGTCTGCACAGTTGTTCAGTGAAGGGTGAAGAGGAAGTTTTTCTGATTGGCAAGAACTTTCTAAAGGGAACAAAAGTGATTTTCCAAGAGAACATTTCTG atGACAATTCATGGAAGGCAGAAGCTGAAATAGACATGGAATTATTTCATCAG AATCACCTTATTGTGAAGGTGCCACCATATCATGACCAGCAAATAACCTCAGCTGTTTCTGTGGGAATATATGTTGTAACCAACGCTGGAAGATCACGTGATGTGCAGCCATTTACATACACTCCAGATACAt CTGGTACTCTGAATGTTGATGTGAAAAAGGAAatctccagcccagcccaacaTTGTTCTTTTGAAGAGGCTATAAAAG CAGTGAAAGCCACTGGTTGTAACCTGGAGAAGGTCAACATTCTTCCTAGTGCCTTGATAACTCCACTTATGCCAAGCAGTATGATTAAGAATGAAGATGTGGCTCCAATGGAAGTAAGTGCAGAAAAAAGATCTCCCCCTGTCTTCAAG GCTTCAAGTGTGGTTGGACCAACTCAACAAACGTTGGAAAACAGTATGTCTGGCATATCAACTTCTGCTTCCCATTTaccttctgaaaatgaaaaccagcaacaaaTACAGCCGAAGGTGTATAGTCCAGAGACACTAACTACTATCCAAACACAGGACATTTCCCAGCCTGGTAACTTTTCAGCAGTCTCAACTCCAGGTCAGCTGCAGAACAGTGATGCATTATTGCAGCAAGCTGCACAGTTCCAACCAAGAGATGCCCAAGCCAGGGAAGTCTTGCAGTCAGATGGCACAGTAgtcactttgtcacagttaactGATCCATCACAACAACAACAGTCCGCACTCTCAGAACCAGCACAGGCATTGCAGCAACAGATTTCATCAAGTATTTTCTCATCAGCAAGCGGCGTGAGTCAGTTACAGAACACTATCCAGCAACTGCAAGCTGGAAATTTTCCAACAAACACTGCCACTGGCAGCAATAGAAATGTAGACTTGGTGCAGCAGGTACTGGAAGCTCAACAGCAGttatcttctgttttattttctggttcaGACAGCAGTGAGGATGTTCAAGATCAGCTAAATGCCGATATCTTTCAGCAAGTTAGCCAGATACAAAATAGTGTAAATCCTGGCATATTTTCCTCATCAGACACAGCTGTCCATTCCAGACCAGAGAATCTTTTGTCTGGACGAGCTGAAAATGTTCACTCACAGCCTGAAAATGCGTTGTCCAgtcaacagcaacaacaacagcagcagcagcagcaggctatGGAGACTTCTGCAGCAATGGTAATAGGAATCCAACAAAACATTTGCCAGGCTGCAACACAAATGCAGTCTGATTTGTTCTCCTCAACAGCGTCAGGGAATGGAGCCCTGCAACAGTCACCTGTTTACCAGCAGCCTTCCCACATAATGAGTGGATTATCAACAAGTGAAGACATGCAAATGCAGTGTGAATTGTTCTCTTCATCTCCTGGTGTTTCTGGAAGTGAGACTactcctgctgctcagcagcaggtcTCCAACAATGGACCTGCTATGTTTCAGACCTCAAATTCTGCAGATGGAGAAGAAGGTTCAGGACAGAATAAACAGATGCAAAGCACTGTATTTCAGACCATGGTTCAAATGCAGCATAGTGGAGAAAGTCAATCTCAAGTCAATCTCTTTTCATCTACTAAAAACATGATGGCTGTTCAGGCAAGTGGAACTCAACAACAAGGAGGTGGTCTGTTCCAGCAGGGTGGAGAAATCATGTCTATTCAGTCAGGAAGCTTTATGCAGCAATCTCCGCATTCACAAGCTCAGCTTTTTCATTCTCAGAATCCTATTGGTGATACTCAGAATATATCACAAGAAACACAAGGCTCTATTTTCCACAGTCCAAATTCCATTGTCCACAACCAGACCAGTGCCAATTCCTCAGACCAACTGCAGCCTCCAATGTTCCACTCACAGAACACCATGGGTGTATTGCAGAGTTCTTCAGTTCCTCAAGACCAGCAGTCAGCCAACATGTTCCTTTCCCAGAGTTCAATGAGCAATGCTGCAACTCAGGAAGAACAGATATCATTCTTTACAAGCCCAAATTCCATTTCTCCTCTTCAGACAGCAGCAAACACTGAACCGCAGActtctttccagcagcagaCACAGATATCTCATATCCAGAGTACTATGCTTCCCCAAGAACAGCCCCAGACTCAGCCTACTCAGCAAGGTTTGTTTCAGTCTCAAGTGTCACTAGGCTCCATGCAGTCCAGTTCAATTCCTCAGAACCAGCAAGGAGCTATCTTCCAGCCTCAGCATTCAATAGTTGCTATTCAGAGTAGTCCTCCATcccaagaacagcagcagcaacaacagcagaaTATGATGTTCAGTAATCAAAACGCAATGAGTACAATTGCTTCTCAAAAGCAGAACATGATTttcaatccaaaccaaaaccctgtTACCAATCAGGATCAACAAGGCCAGTCCATTTTCCATCCACAGACTAACATGGCATCAATgaaccaggagcagcagcccatGCAATTCCAGAGTCAGAGTACCGTATCTTCTCTTCAGACTCCTGGATCCAGCCAGGCTGAAGCACAGCAGCCAGCCATCTTCCATAATTCACCCCAGATTCAGTTGGTCCAAGGATCACCAAGTTCTCAAGAGCAACAAGTCACCCTCTTCATCTCTTCAGCTTCCATGTCTGCCTTGCAGAATAGCATGAGccagcaagagctgcagcagtctCCTATGTATTCGTCTCAAAACAGCATGGCAGGAATGCAGGGAACTGCTTCTCCTCCACAGCAACAAGCTTCTTTATTCCACAACGCAGCAGGAGGTGCTATCAATCAGCTGCAGAATTCTCCTGCTTCATCTCAGCAAACATCAGGAATATTCCTGTTTGGCATTCAAAACA ACTGTGGCCAGCTGCTAACTTCTGGACCAGCAACGTTGCCCGATGAGTTAATGGCTATAAGTCAGCCAGGTCAGCCACAAAGCAAGGGACAAGCAGCCGTGCCAACACTTCTCTCCCAGCAGATGCCTGAGACATCTCCACTACCTTCAGCTATGGCAACCAACCAGAATATTGAGAAAATAGATGATCTGCTCGTGTCATTGCAAAACCAGGGGAACAATATGGCTGGCTCCTTTTAA